In Scomber japonicus isolate fScoJap1 chromosome 19, fScoJap1.pri, whole genome shotgun sequence, a single genomic region encodes these proteins:
- the pomk gene encoding protein O-mannose kinase isoform X1 has protein sequence MITLCETTWCQMQSTMGRSSSSTISYSVPVVVLCLAALLLSNILLYLYLDSVYQTNEQLLASYIGCTPQNFKMMTMKNCTPWLQCSQIDAEVHKLRLIGQGAVKKVYLAEWRGQKVALSKLSSLDYVEDFLHGLSMLQTLQGPQVVQLVGFCLEDHALVTEYHPLGSLLNLDGVLAQEHQQRYNTWQNRLMLAIDYVSILHYLHNSPAGRRVMCDSNSLEKTLSQFLLTSDFHLVVNDLDALPEVDPSRGLLVKCGHRELTGDFVAPEQLWPLRNKGKPFSDDLMTEYDERTDIWKIPDVTQFLMGRVPGGDLVHFHLFHIHKECKKEDPKLRPSALDVLKEYKVVYNSMVRDNAGFREML, from the exons ATGCAGAGCACCATGGGtcggagcagcagcagcacaatcTCCTACAGTGTTCCAGTGGTGGTGTTATGCCTTGCTGCTTTACTCCTCAGCAACATATTGCTCTACCTGTATCTGGACTCTGTGTATCAGACTAATGAACAGCTGCTGGCCTCTTATATAGGCTGTACACctcaaaactttaaaatgatgacCATGAAGAATTGCACCCCCTGGCTTCAATGTTCACAGATAGATGCCGAAGTACACAAGTTGAGGCTCATCGGCCAGGGAGCAGTTAAGAAG GTCTATCTGGCAGAGTGGAGGGGTCAGAAGGTGGCTTTGTCCAAACTATCTTCTCTCGATTACGTGGAGGATTTTCTCCACGGGCTGTCCATGTTACAGACCCTGCAGGGTCCTCAGGTTGTACAATTGGTGGGGTTTTGCCTTGAAGACCATGCCTTGGTCACGGAGTACCACCCACTTGGCTCATTGCTTAATTTGGATGGTGTTCTCGCACAAGAACATCAACAACGATACAACACATGGCAGAACCGACTGATGCTGGCTATAGATTACGTCTCTATCCTCCATTACCTCCATAACAGCCCAGCTGGGCGACGGGTCATGTGTGATTCCAACAGCCTGGAGAAAACTCTCTCTCAGTTTCTGCTGACAAGTGACTTTCACCTAGTAGTGAACGATCTGGATGCATTGCCTGAGGTGGACCCATCCAGAGGCTTATTGGTGAAATGTGGCCACCGGGAGCTCACTGGGGACTTTGTTGCACCAGAACAGTTGTGGCCTTTAAGAAATAAAGGAAAGCCTTTTTCAGATGATCTCATGACTGAGTATGATGAAAGAACAGACATCTGGAAAATTCCAGATGTGACACAGTTCCTGATGGGAAGGGTACCTGGAGGGGATTTAGTCCACTTCCATCTTTTTCACATTCACAAGGAGTGTAAGAAGGAAGACCCTAAGCTCCGCCCTTCCGCTCTGGATGTTTTGAAAGAATACAAGGTAGTCTATAACAGCATGGTGCGAGACAATGCTGGGTTTAGAGAAATGCTCTAG
- the pomk gene encoding protein O-mannose kinase isoform X2: MQSTMGRSSSSTISYSVPVVVLCLAALLLSNILLYLYLDSVYQTNEQLLASYIGCTPQNFKMMTMKNCTPWLQCSQIDAEVHKLRLIGQGAVKKVYLAEWRGQKVALSKLSSLDYVEDFLHGLSMLQTLQGPQVVQLVGFCLEDHALVTEYHPLGSLLNLDGVLAQEHQQRYNTWQNRLMLAIDYVSILHYLHNSPAGRRVMCDSNSLEKTLSQFLLTSDFHLVVNDLDALPEVDPSRGLLVKCGHRELTGDFVAPEQLWPLRNKGKPFSDDLMTEYDERTDIWKIPDVTQFLMGRVPGGDLVHFHLFHIHKECKKEDPKLRPSALDVLKEYKVVYNSMVRDNAGFREML; this comes from the exons ATGCAGAGCACCATGGGtcggagcagcagcagcacaatcTCCTACAGTGTTCCAGTGGTGGTGTTATGCCTTGCTGCTTTACTCCTCAGCAACATATTGCTCTACCTGTATCTGGACTCTGTGTATCAGACTAATGAACAGCTGCTGGCCTCTTATATAGGCTGTACACctcaaaactttaaaatgatgacCATGAAGAATTGCACCCCCTGGCTTCAATGTTCACAGATAGATGCCGAAGTACACAAGTTGAGGCTCATCGGCCAGGGAGCAGTTAAGAAG GTCTATCTGGCAGAGTGGAGGGGTCAGAAGGTGGCTTTGTCCAAACTATCTTCTCTCGATTACGTGGAGGATTTTCTCCACGGGCTGTCCATGTTACAGACCCTGCAGGGTCCTCAGGTTGTACAATTGGTGGGGTTTTGCCTTGAAGACCATGCCTTGGTCACGGAGTACCACCCACTTGGCTCATTGCTTAATTTGGATGGTGTTCTCGCACAAGAACATCAACAACGATACAACACATGGCAGAACCGACTGATGCTGGCTATAGATTACGTCTCTATCCTCCATTACCTCCATAACAGCCCAGCTGGGCGACGGGTCATGTGTGATTCCAACAGCCTGGAGAAAACTCTCTCTCAGTTTCTGCTGACAAGTGACTTTCACCTAGTAGTGAACGATCTGGATGCATTGCCTGAGGTGGACCCATCCAGAGGCTTATTGGTGAAATGTGGCCACCGGGAGCTCACTGGGGACTTTGTTGCACCAGAACAGTTGTGGCCTTTAAGAAATAAAGGAAAGCCTTTTTCAGATGATCTCATGACTGAGTATGATGAAAGAACAGACATCTGGAAAATTCCAGATGTGACACAGTTCCTGATGGGAAGGGTACCTGGAGGGGATTTAGTCCACTTCCATCTTTTTCACATTCACAAGGAGTGTAAGAAGGAAGACCCTAAGCTCCGCCCTTCCGCTCTGGATGTTTTGAAAGAATACAAGGTAGTCTATAACAGCATGGTGCGAGACAATGCTGGGTTTAGAGAAATGCTCTAG